A stretch of Desulfuromonadales bacterium DNA encodes these proteins:
- the gmd gene encoding GDP-mannose 4,6-dehydratase, which translates to MSQKIALITGITGQDGAYLAEFLLKKGYIVHGVKRRASLFNTDRIDHLYQDPHVEHRNFILHYGDLTDSTNLIRIIQQVQPDEIYNLAAMSHVAVSFETPEYTANADGLGTLRILEAIRILGLEKKTRFYQASTSELYGLVQEIPQKETTPFYPRSPYAVAKLYGYWITVNYREAYGIYACNGILFNHESPIRGETFVTRKITRAVARIALGLQDCLYLGNMNALRDWGHARDFVEMQWLMLQQEQPEDFVIATGVQYSVRDFVNAAAGELGIKLRWEGQGVEEKGIVEAIDSSRTAQDSALKPGQIVVRVDPRYYRPTEVETLLGDPTKAREKLGWTPKISFAELVAEMVRSDLEEAKRDELCRRHGFNTFNYHE; encoded by the coding sequence ATGTCGCAGAAGATCGCCTTGATCACCGGCATCACCGGCCAGGACGGCGCCTATCTGGCCGAGTTCCTGCTGAAAAAAGGCTACATCGTGCACGGCGTCAAGCGCCGCGCCTCGCTCTTCAACACCGACCGCATCGACCACCTCTACCAGGACCCGCACGTCGAGCACCGCAACTTCATCCTCCACTACGGCGACCTGACCGACTCGACCAACCTGATCCGCATCATCCAGCAGGTGCAGCCGGACGAGATCTACAACCTCGCCGCCATGTCGCACGTCGCCGTCTCCTTCGAGACGCCGGAGTACACCGCCAACGCCGACGGCCTCGGCACCCTGCGCATCCTGGAGGCGATCCGCATCCTCGGCCTGGAGAAGAAGACCCGCTTCTACCAGGCCTCGACCAGCGAACTCTACGGACTGGTCCAGGAGATCCCGCAGAAGGAGACGACCCCCTTCTATCCCCGCTCCCCCTACGCGGTGGCCAAGCTCTACGGCTACTGGATCACCGTCAATTACCGGGAGGCCTACGGCATCTACGCCTGCAACGGCATCCTCTTCAATCACGAGTCGCCGATCCGCGGCGAGACCTTCGTCACCCGCAAGATTACCCGCGCCGTCGCCCGCATCGCCCTCGGCCTGCAGGACTGTCTCTACCTCGGCAACATGAACGCCCTGCGCGACTGGGGCCATGCCCGCGACTTCGTCGAGATGCAGTGGCTGATGCTGCAGCAGGAGCAGCCCGAGGACTTCGTCATCGCCACCGGCGTACAGTACAGCGTCCGCGACTTCGTCAACGCCGCCGCCGGCGAGCTCGGCATCAAACTGCGCTGGGAAGGGCAGGGGGTCGAGGAAAAAGGCATTGTCGAAGCGATCGATTCATCGCGCACCGCCCAGGACTCAGCACTGAAACCCGGCCAGATCGTTGTCCGTGTCGATCCTCGCTACTACCGGCCGACAGAGGTTGAGACGCTGCTGGGAGACCCGACCAAGGCCAGGGAGAAGCTTGGCTGGACGCCGAAAATTTCCTTTGCGGAGTTGGTTGCCGAGATGGTGCGATCGGATCTGGAAGAGGCGAAACGTGATGAACTGTGCCGGAGGCACGGGTTTAACACCTTCAATTATCACGAATAG
- a CDS encoding GDP-L-fucose synthase, with amino-acid sequence MNREAKIFVAGHKGLVGSAIVKRLQQGGYTNLVTRTRAELDLTDQQAVAEFFAHEKPHYVFLAAAKVGGIVANNTYRADFIYENLAIQNNVIHQSHVHGVKKLLFLGSSCIYPRDCPQPMKEEYLLTGPLEYTNEPYAIAKIAGIRLCESYNLQYGTNFLSVMPTNLYGPGDNFDLEMSHVLPALLRKMHLARLLAAGDMAAVLADLEVETEAEARTILERFGVSAASVQVWGSGKPRREFLWSEDMADACVFLMQERDFTDTYLPGRREIRNTHINIGTGADVSIAELAELVRQTVGFGGRLEFDASKPDGTLRKLIDVSKLHALGWRHRVELAEGIRRAYEWYLESGRVRR; translated from the coding sequence ATGAATAGAGAAGCCAAAATTTTTGTGGCTGGCCACAAGGGTCTGGTCGGTTCAGCGATCGTGAAACGCCTGCAGCAGGGTGGTTACACCAATCTGGTGACGCGCACCCGCGCCGAACTCGACCTGACCGACCAGCAGGCGGTGGCGGAGTTCTTTGCGCACGAAAAGCCGCACTACGTTTTTCTCGCCGCGGCCAAGGTCGGCGGCATCGTGGCCAACAACACCTACCGGGCCGATTTCATCTACGAGAATCTGGCCATCCAGAACAACGTCATCCACCAGAGCCATGTGCACGGGGTGAAGAAGCTGCTCTTCCTCGGCAGTTCCTGCATCTACCCCCGCGACTGTCCGCAGCCGATGAAGGAGGAGTACCTCCTGACCGGCCCGCTGGAATATACCAACGAGCCCTACGCCATCGCCAAGATCGCCGGCATCAGGCTCTGCGAGAGCTACAACCTCCAGTACGGTACCAACTTCCTTTCCGTCATGCCCACCAACCTGTACGGGCCGGGCGACAATTTCGACCTGGAGATGTCCCATGTGCTGCCGGCCCTGCTGCGCAAGATGCACCTGGCCCGGCTGCTGGCTGCGGGCGATATGGCCGCCGTGCTGGCCGATCTGGAAGTGGAGACGGAAGCCGAAGCCCGGACGATTCTGGAGCGTTTCGGGGTGTCTGCGGCGAGCGTCCAGGTCTGGGGCAGCGGCAAACCTCGCCGGGAATTTCTCTGGAGCGAGGACATGGCGGACGCCTGTGTTTTTCTGATGCAGGAGCGCGATTTTACCGACACTTATCTCCCCGGCCGCCGGGAGATCCGCAACACCCACATCAACATCGGCACCGGCGCGGACGTCAGCATCGCCGAACTGGCCGAGCTGGTGCGGCAAACCGTCGGCTTCGGCGGCCGGCTGGAGTTCGATGCCAGCAAGCCGGACGGCACCCTGCGCAAACTGATCGACGTCTCCAAGCTGCACGCCCTCGGCTGGCGGCACCGGGTGGAGCTGGCGGAGGGGATCAGACGGGCCTACGAGTGGTATTTGGAGAGCGGCCGGGTAAGGCGCTAA
- a CDS encoding mannose-1-phosphate guanylyltransferase/mannose-6-phosphate isomerase, whose amino-acid sequence MIVPVILSGGAGTRLWPLSRELYPKQLLPLVGAQTMLQETVTRLRGLAGLGAPLVVCNESHRFLVAEQLRAIGVNPAAIVLEPVGRNTAPAVAVAALLAGAGGEDPILLVLPADHVITDSAALRAAVQAGVALAEEGRLLTFGIVPDKPETGNGYIRAGEPLGPAKAYTVAEFKEKPDLQTAEGYLASGNYYWNSGMFLFRASTFLAELERFAPQMLTACRKAVAGAARDLDFTRLDGEAFAACPGNSIDYAVMEKTAAAAVIPLAAGWSDVGSWSALWEVGARDADGNVVKGDVLTKDVRNCYLHASTRMVAAVGVEDHVIVETGDAVLVASRDRVQDVKAIVEQLKLRKRDEALLHRRVNRPWGAYECIDAAERFQVKHITVNPGATLSLQMHHHRAEHWIVVRGTARVTCDDKVLTLSENQSTYIPLGVTHRLENPGKIPLELIEVQSGSYLGEDDIVRFEDNYGRS is encoded by the coding sequence ATGATCGTCCCCGTGATCCTCTCCGGCGGCGCCGGCACCCGGCTCTGGCCCCTCTCCCGCGAGCTCTACCCCAAACAGCTCCTCCCCCTGGTGGGGGCGCAGACCATGCTGCAGGAGACGGTCACCCGCCTGCGCGGACTGGCGGGCCTCGGGGCGCCGCTGGTGGTGTGCAACGAGAGCCACCGCTTTCTGGTCGCCGAGCAGCTGCGCGCCATCGGGGTGAACCCAGCGGCCATCGTCCTCGAACCCGTCGGTCGCAACACCGCCCCGGCCGTGGCGGTGGCCGCCCTGCTGGCCGGCGCCGGCGGCGAAGACCCGATCCTGCTGGTCCTGCCGGCGGATCATGTGATTACCGACAGCGCCGCCCTGCGTGCCGCCGTCCAGGCCGGCGTCGCCCTGGCCGAGGAGGGACGCCTGCTGACCTTCGGCATCGTCCCCGACAAGCCGGAGACGGGGAATGGGTATATTCGAGCGGGCGAGCCGCTCGGGCCTGCAAAGGCGTACACCGTGGCCGAATTCAAGGAAAAACCGGATCTGCAGACCGCTGAAGGATACCTGGCCAGTGGCAACTATTACTGGAACAGCGGCATGTTCCTGTTCCGGGCCTCGACTTTTCTGGCTGAACTGGAGCGCTTCGCCCCGCAGATGCTGACGGCCTGCCGCAAGGCGGTGGCGGGGGCGGCACGGGATCTCGACTTCACCCGGCTGGACGGCGAAGCCTTCGCCGCCTGCCCGGGCAATTCCATCGACTACGCCGTGATGGAAAAGACCGCGGCGGCGGCGGTCATCCCTCTCGCTGCCGGCTGGAGCGACGTCGGCTCCTGGTCGGCCCTCTGGGAGGTTGGCGCCCGGGATGCCGACGGCAACGTCGTCAAAGGGGATGTCCTGACGAAGGATGTACGCAACTGCTACCTGCATGCTTCCACGCGCATGGTGGCGGCGGTGGGCGTCGAGGACCACGTGATCGTCGAGACCGGCGACGCCGTCCTGGTGGCGTCCAGGGACCGCGTCCAGGACGTCAAGGCGATCGTCGAGCAGCTGAAGCTGCGCAAGCGCGACGAGGCCCTGCTGCATCGCCGGGTCAACCGACCCTGGGGCGCCTACGAATGCATCGACGCCGCCGAACGCTTCCAGGTCAAGCACATCACCGTCAATCCCGGCGCCACCCTCTCGCTGCAGATGCATCATCATCGTGCCGAGCACTGGATCGTGGTCCGCGGCACCGCCCGGGTCACCTGCGACGACAAGGTGCTGACCCTCAGCGAAAACCAGTCGACCTACATCCCCCTCGGGGTCACCCACCGCCTCGAAAACCCCGGGAAGATCCCGCTGGAACTGATCGAGGTGCAGTCGGGGAGTTATCTGGGGGAGGATGATATCGTGCGGTTTGAGGACAATTACGGCAGGAGTTGA
- a CDS encoding phosphomannomutase has translation MNLTCFKAYDIRGRLPDELNEDIAWRIGRAYAEFIKPQRVVVGRDVRLSSEDLCRALAAGLTDGGVDVYDIGLCGTEEIYFATFAEEMDGGIMVTASHNPMDYNGMKLVREGSKPISGDSGLQAIQALAAGNVFAAAARRGAVAPLDTRGKYIEHLLGYVDRSALKPLKVVVNAGNGCAGPVLDALEPHLPFEFIRAHHDPDGTFPNGIPNPLLPENRDATAEAVRRHGADAGIAWDGDFDRCFLFDEAGGFIEGYYIVGLLAAALLQKHPGARIIHDPRLTWNTVDIVTRSGGLPVLSKTGHAFIKERMRLEDAVYGGEMSAHHYFREFAYCDSGMIPWLMVLELMSKAGQPLSALVGERMRLFPASGEINRRLADPPAVLAGIERCYASAALHIDRTDGLSMDFTDWRFNVRCSNTEPVVRLNVEARGDASLMREKTAEILRLMEGQGGAEDSCH, from the coding sequence ATGAACCTGACCTGTTTTAAGGCTTACGACATCCGCGGCCGCCTGCCCGACGAGCTGAACGAAGACATCGCCTGGCGCATCGGCCGGGCCTACGCCGAATTCATCAAGCCTCAACGGGTGGTGGTCGGCCGGGACGTGCGCCTGTCGAGCGAAGACCTCTGCCGGGCGCTGGCCGCGGGGCTGACCGACGGCGGCGTCGATGTTTACGATATCGGCCTGTGCGGGACGGAGGAGATTTATTTCGCCACCTTTGCCGAGGAGATGGATGGCGGCATCATGGTCACGGCCAGCCATAACCCCATGGATTACAACGGCATGAAGCTGGTGCGGGAGGGCTCGAAGCCGATCAGCGGCGACAGCGGCCTGCAGGCCATCCAGGCGCTGGCGGCCGGCAACGTCTTTGCTGCGGCGGCGCGAAGGGGGGCGGTTGCCCCACTCGACACCCGTGGCAAATATATCGAGCACCTGCTCGGCTATGTCGACCGCAGCGCCCTGAAACCCCTGAAGGTGGTAGTCAATGCGGGCAACGGCTGCGCCGGCCCGGTCCTCGACGCACTGGAGCCGCACCTCCCCTTCGAATTCATCCGGGCCCACCACGACCCCGACGGCACCTTCCCCAACGGCATCCCCAATCCGCTTTTGCCCGAGAACCGCGACGCCACTGCCGAAGCCGTTCGCAGGCATGGCGCCGACGCCGGCATCGCCTGGGACGGCGACTTCGATCGCTGTTTTCTGTTCGACGAGGCCGGCGGCTTCATCGAGGGCTATTATATCGTCGGTCTGCTGGCCGCAGCGCTGTTGCAGAAGCATCCCGGCGCCCGGATCATTCACGACCCCCGTCTCACCTGGAACACGGTGGATATCGTTACCCGCTCCGGCGGGCTGCCGGTCCTGAGCAAGACCGGGCACGCCTTCATCAAGGAGCGGATGCGCCTCGAAGATGCGGTGTATGGCGGCGAGATGAGCGCCCACCACTATTTTCGCGAGTTCGCCTACTGCGACAGCGGCATGATTCCCTGGCTCATGGTGCTTGAATTGATGAGCAAGGCGGGTCAGCCCTTGTCGGCCCTGGTCGGCGAGCGGATGCGGCTGTTTCCGGCCAGCGGCGAAATCAACCGGCGCCTTGCGGATCCCCCGGCAGTGCTGGCCGGGATTGAAAGATGCTATGCCTCAGCCGCTCTCCACATTGATCGAACCGATGGCCTTTCCATGGATTTCACCGACTGGCGCTTCAATGTCCGCTGTTCCAATACCGAGCCGGTGGTGCGGCTGAATGTCGAAGCACGGGGCGATGCGAGCCTGATGCGGGAGAAGACGGCGGAGATTCTGCGGCTGATGGAAGGGCAGGGGGGAGCGGAAGATTCATGTCATTGA
- a CDS encoding OmpA family protein: protein MYKVQLLGVVAIFFLALVPEPSLAAIRPYALTLSPFAGGYVFEGNQRLRDRPVYGLAVGYNFGERWGVEGVASYVDGEVSEGPEENVDIYSVTLDVLYHFRPTRHFVPYAAVGLGGLSVHPGGASDQDGLFNYGLGFKYFLTDSFGLRADVRHVLDVNIKDADRKHDVFNNLSATAGLTFQFGGYREAPIVRDSDGDGVPDQFDRCPDTQLGVPVDGFGCPLDSDRDGVYDFLDNCPATPAGVMVDQHGCPGDFDGDGIYDHLDRCPDTPAGVPVNPDGCPKDSDGDGVPDFADRCPETPRGTVVDAAGCPPPTPAAAPAVQSLTLHLQFAYGDAAVRPEFAEDLQTAADFIKAHPGSRILIEGHTDSIGSVESNLALSKARAAEVRRTLVEKYNLDAGRIETEGFGEARPVADNATPDGRLHNRRVVITVLPGR from the coding sequence ATGTACAAAGTGCAATTGCTGGGGGTTGTAGCGATTTTCTTCCTTGCTCTCGTTCCCGAGCCTTCGCTGGCGGCGATCCGCCCTTACGCATTGACCTTGTCCCCTTTCGCCGGGGGCTACGTTTTCGAGGGAAACCAGCGGCTCAGGGACCGGCCGGTTTACGGTCTGGCCGTCGGCTACAATTTCGGTGAACGCTGGGGCGTCGAAGGTGTGGCCAGCTACGTTGATGGCGAAGTTTCTGAAGGCCCGGAGGAGAATGTCGACATTTACAGCGTCACTCTCGACGTCCTCTACCATTTCCGTCCGACCCGGCATTTCGTCCCCTATGCGGCCGTCGGCCTGGGGGGGCTCAGCGTGCATCCGGGGGGCGCCAGCGACCAGGACGGGCTGTTCAATTACGGCCTCGGCTTCAAATACTTTCTGACGGACAGCTTTGGCCTGCGGGCCGACGTTCGCCATGTTCTCGATGTCAATATCAAGGATGCGGACCGAAAACACGACGTTTTCAACAACCTGTCGGCCACCGCCGGACTGACTTTCCAGTTTGGCGGCTATCGGGAAGCGCCGATCGTCAGGGATTCGGATGGCGACGGCGTACCCGATCAGTTCGATCGCTGCCCCGACACTCAACTGGGTGTGCCGGTGGATGGCTTTGGCTGCCCCCTCGACAGTGACCGGGACGGCGTCTATGATTTTCTGGATAACTGTCCGGCCACTCCTGCCGGTGTGATGGTGGATCAGCATGGCTGCCCCGGCGATTTCGACGGCGACGGGATTTACGACCATCTCGATCGCTGTCCCGACACCCCGGCCGGTGTTCCGGTCAACCCTGACGGCTGTCCGAAAGACAGCGACGGAGACGGGGTGCCCGATTTCGCCGACCGCTGTCCGGAAACGCCCCGGGGGACGGTGGTCGACGCGGCCGGCTGCCCGCCGCCGACTCCGGCAGCCGCACCTGCCGTGCAGTCGCTGACCTTGCATCTCCAGTTTGCCTACGGTGATGCGGCTGTCCGCCCCGAGTTTGCCGAAGATCTGCAGACCGCGGCCGATTTCATCAAGGCCCACCCGGGCAGCCGAATCCTCATCGAGGGGCATACCGACAGCATCGGTTCGGTCGAGTCGAATCTTGCCCTCTCCAAGGCTCGGGCCGCAGAGGTGCGCCGCACCCTGGTCGAGAAATACAACCTCGATGCCGGACGGATCGAAACGGAAGGCTTCGGCGAAGCGCGACCGGTGGCAGACAACGCGACACCCGACGGACGTCTGCACAACCGTCGGGTGGTCATTACGGTCCTGCCGGGGCGCTGA
- a CDS encoding ABC transporter permease, whose amino-acid sequence MALNSRPSFFRDIFWRRLSHNRMALAGGAIVLCMFALALLAPLVARDPGAIDIARRLQSPSWAFPLGTDDLGRDVLARIFYGARISLLVGFVAVGISTLIGILLGALAGYYGRWIDALIMRFVDIMLCFPSFFLILAVIAFLEPSIWNIMIIIGLTSWMGVARLVRAEFLSLRERDFVLAARALGARDSRIIFRHVLPNALSPVLVSATLGVAGAILTESALSFLGIGVQPPTPSWGNMLITGKQTLGTAWWLSAFPGLAILITVLGYNLLGEGIRDALDPRLKE is encoded by the coding sequence ATGGCCCTGAACAGCAGACCCTCATTTTTCCGGGATATTTTCTGGCGGCGCCTGTCGCACAACCGCATGGCCCTGGCGGGAGGCGCCATTGTCCTGTGCATGTTCGCCCTGGCCCTGCTGGCCCCGCTGGTCGCCCGCGATCCGGGTGCCATCGATATTGCCCGGCGCCTGCAGTCGCCGAGCTGGGCCTTCCCTCTGGGCACCGACGATCTCGGCCGGGACGTGCTCGCCCGCATCTTTTACGGGGCGCGCATCTCCCTGCTGGTCGGCTTCGTCGCCGTCGGCATCTCCACCCTCATCGGCATCCTCCTCGGTGCCCTCGCCGGCTACTACGGCCGCTGGATCGATGCGCTGATCATGCGCTTTGTCGATATCATGCTCTGTTTCCCCTCCTTCTTCCTCATCCTGGCGGTGATCGCCTTTCTCGAGCCCTCCATCTGGAACATCATGATCATTATCGGTCTGACCAGCTGGATGGGGGTGGCCAGGCTGGTGCGGGCCGAGTTCCTGTCGCTGCGCGAGCGTGATTTCGTCCTCGCTGCCCGAGCTCTCGGCGCCCGCGACAGCCGGATCATCTTCCGCCACGTCCTGCCCAATGCGCTGTCGCCGGTGCTGGTTTCGGCAACCCTCGGCGTGGCCGGCGCCATCCTGACCGAGAGCGCCCTCTCCTTCCTCGGCATCGGTGTGCAGCCGCCGACTCCCTCGTGGGGAAATATGCTGATCACCGGCAAGCAGACCCTGGGGACGGCCTGGTGGCTTTCCGCGTTTCCCGGTCTGGCCATCCTGATCACGGTGCTCGGCTACAACCTGCTGGGGGAGGGGATTCGGGACGCGCTCGATCCGCGGCTCAAAGAATAA
- a CDS encoding YchJ family metal-binding protein, which produces MDSFSPSQLILARSRAFAVGDFGFIYDSYHPDSNFCRQFADRQTYLDYARSVLAADFVIQDCRILRQRVEGDQASVIFYLDVRFRGERIETFELALLLSTGEGWRYHSGQKLGRDEYRGEIEAVGWDDFEKVKEKVFF; this is translated from the coding sequence ATGGATTCCTTCTCTCCTTCACAGCTGATCCTCGCTCGCAGCCGCGCTTTTGCCGTCGGCGATTTCGGTTTCATCTACGACTCTTACCATCCGGACTCCAACTTCTGCCGGCAGTTTGCCGACCGGCAGACCTATCTCGACTACGCCCGCTCCGTTCTGGCGGCCGACTTCGTCATCCAGGATTGCCGCATCCTTCGCCAGAGGGTCGAAGGGGATCAGGCCAGCGTCATCTTTTACCTCGATGTCCGCTTCCGGGGGGAGCGGATAGAGACCTTCGAACTGGCCCTGCTGCTGTCGACCGGCGAGGGGTGGCGCTACCATTCGGGACAAAAACTCGGCCGGGACGAGTATCGGGGCGAGATCGAGGCCGTCGGCTGGGATGATTTCGAGAAGGTGAAAGAGAAAGTGTTCTTTTAG
- a CDS encoding WbuC family cupin fold metalloprotein translates to MQLIDDPLLDALTARARQSPRGRMNHNLHASYDEPCQRLLNAMEPVSYVRPHRHLTPPKPECFLAVRGRLAAFIFADDGTIERVIPFAAGGATLGVDIPAGVWHAVVSLESGSVFFETKPGPYVPPSDKDFASWAPAEGSVGAADYLAALLRAVETLSAD, encoded by the coding sequence ATGCAGCTCATCGACGATCCGTTGCTGGACGCGTTGACGGCCAGGGCACGCCAGAGCCCGAGGGGGCGGATGAACCACAATCTGCATGCCAGCTACGATGAGCCGTGCCAGCGTCTGCTCAACGCGATGGAGCCGGTTTCCTACGTCCGGCCGCACCGGCACCTGACGCCTCCCAAGCCGGAGTGCTTTCTCGCGGTTCGCGGCCGGCTGGCGGCATTCATCTTCGCCGATGACGGAACCATCGAGCGGGTCATCCCGTTTGCCGCCGGCGGTGCCACGCTCGGTGTGGACATCCCGGCCGGCGTCTGGCACGCCGTCGTCTCGCTGGAGAGCGGCTCGGTCTTCTTCGAGACCAAGCCTGGCCCTTACGTTCCGCCATCCGACAAGGACTTTGCCTCCTGGGCACCGGCAGAGGGGAGCGTCGGGGCAGCGGACTATCTGGCGGCGCTGCTGCGCGCCGTCGAAACCTTGTCAGCCGATTGA
- the mutM gene encoding bifunctional DNA-formamidopyrimidine glycosylase/DNA-(apurinic or apyrimidinic site) lyase → MPELPEVETTRRGIAPHLVGRTIERLVCRVPQLRWPLPAETVPLAGQRVLGVERRAKYLLLRCSGGTLILHLGMSGHLHLVAAGTPPQAHDHVDLVFTDGNALRFNDARRFGALLWTPDDPHRHPLLVELGPEPFAAEMDGAYLYRRSRGRRGTVKPFIMDQQVVVGVGNIYASEALFRAGIDPRRPAGSIGLARYERLAAAICEVLTEAIAAGGTTIRDFTDAGGRPGYFRLQLKVYGREGEACPICGRPIACSRLAGRSTYFCRKCQK, encoded by the coding sequence ATGCCCGAACTGCCCGAAGTCGAAACAACCCGCCGCGGGATCGCGCCGCATCTGGTCGGCCGGACGATCGAACGGCTCGTCTGTCGCGTGCCGCAACTGCGCTGGCCGCTTCCGGCAGAAACGGTCCCGCTGGCCGGTCAGCGGGTGCTTGGGGTGGAGCGGCGCGCCAAGTATCTGCTGCTGCGTTGCAGCGGCGGCACGCTGATCCTGCATCTCGGCATGAGCGGCCATCTGCATCTGGTTGCCGCCGGAACCCCGCCGCAGGCGCACGATCATGTCGATCTTGTCTTCACCGACGGCAATGCCCTGCGTTTCAACGACGCCCGGCGTTTTGGCGCCCTGCTCTGGACTCCCGACGACCCGCACCGGCATCCCTTGCTGGTGGAGCTCGGTCCCGAACCGTTTGCCGCCGAAATGGACGGTGCCTATCTCTACCGGCGTTCGCGGGGACGGAGGGGGACGGTCAAGCCGTTCATCATGGACCAGCAGGTGGTGGTCGGGGTGGGGAACATCTATGCCAGCGAGGCCCTCTTTCGTGCCGGCATCGACCCGCGCCGGCCGGCCGGAAGCATTGGTCTTGCCCGCTATGAACGTCTGGCCGCCGCAATCTGCGAGGTGCTGACCGAAGCGATCGCCGCCGGCGGCACCACCATCCGGGATTTTACCGACGCCGGCGGCAGGCCGGGCTACTTCCGGCTGCAGCTCAAGGTCTACGGCCGGGAAGGGGAGGCGTGTCCAATCTGCGGCCGGCCGATCGCCTGCTCCAGGCTCGCCGGAAGGTCGACGTATTTCTGTCGAAAATGCCAGAAATAA